In the genome of Candidatus Eremiobacteraceae bacterium, the window CACGACCTTGACGGTGGCTCTCATGCGGATGGATTATCGCCAATATTCGCATGAACCCTCCTGGCATCGATTTGAGGGATCAGAATCTGCCCGTGCCCCTTCCGGGCGAAGTCGAGTCGGTCAAGGTTATTGTCTGAGTCCGTAGGACGCGTGATATACTGTGCGTGAGTCAGAAGTCATGCACGAGATCATATTGCCGGAGACCAAGCCGGCGCTCGAGTGGGTCAACGGCCGGGTGCTCCAAAAGGTGAGCCCGCAGCGTAAGCATGCGTTGGCGCAGGCAGTGTTTGCGGCCGCGATCGGCGCTTGGGCGCGCGAAAACGGTTGCGGAAGGTTTGGAACGGAATGGGAGTTCCGGCTCCAGCCGCCGGGAGAAATCCGACGGCCGCTGGTACCGGATGTGGCCTATCTATCCTACGCGCGTTTGTCCTACGAGAGTCCGGACGCCGCGGATATCCCGCGCATCGCGCCCGACGCCGTCGTCGAAATCCTTTCGCCGGGGGACCGGAAGAAAGACCTCGAGGACAAGATCCGCGTCTATTTCGCTTGCGGCACTAACGTGGTCTTCACCGTCAACACGCGCGATAAGACGGTGACCATTCGCGACGCCGACGGTCAGAGAGTCATCGGTAGCGACGAGGTCGTCAGCCACGCGAGCCTGGCGGGGTTGGCGATGCCTGCTTGCACTCTTTTCGAAGAGCCGTTGCCTAGGGGGTTCGAGAAGGTTCGACCCGGGAAACGTTAGGGACGTTCCGGCGGACCCATGAAGTCGGGGCCGATCGGATCCTTGATCTCTTCGGCGAGGATGCGGTCGATGTCGCGCAACGCCTTTTCGTCG includes:
- a CDS encoding Uma2 family endonuclease, whose protein sequence is MPETKPALEWVNGRVLQKVSPQRKHALAQAVFAAAIGAWARENGCGRFGTEWEFRLQPPGEIRRPLVPDVAYLSYARLSYESPDAADIPRIAPDAVVEILSPGDRKKDLEDKIRVYFACGTNVVFTVNTRDKTVTIRDADGQRVIGSDEVVSHASLAGLAMPACTLFEEPLPRGFEKVRPGKR